Within the Gracilinema caldarium DSM 7334 genome, the region CACTTTTAAAATTAAAGACATTATAGCACCTCGTTTTAAAACACAACAACCGAACTAACTGCACCAAACTGTACTGTAATACAACAGTCTTGCGTTCAGGTGCAGTTTTTAATTTAACCTAAATTTGCAGCCGTAATAGATTTCACAATATATTTTATTCTAGTATCATTAATGGAAAATTCAAAATGCTCGCCAACTTTACGATTAAGAATACTACCACCAAATGGTGAGAGATAGGATATGATATTATTATCCGGATCAGATTCCCAAGGACCAAGGATCGTATAGATTTCCTCAATGCCCTGGGTTTCATTATGAAGTACGACCTTTGTACCAAAAGATACCCTATTGGTGTTAACCGTAGAAGGATCGAATATTTGGGCCCGCTCAATTTCATCCTTCAGTTTTGCCACAGTGGCATTAAGAATTTCCTGCTTTTCTTTTGCAGCTTTATATTCGGCATTTTCCCGAAGGTCACCCAACGAAAGGGCAAAACTGATTTCCCGAGAGTTGGCAGGAACTTCAACTTCCATAATATGCTGCAATTGCCGTTGTTTTTCCTGGTATTTGCTGGCAGTAACCATAAGCCCTCTTGTAATGACTGTTTTCTCTTCAGAACCAAAAAATTTAAAGGAAGGATCTTTGTTGAGAATTCGATTACGGAGTTTCATCTTAAGGGCGGGATCCAGATCCTTCACATCATCAATTAAGGTGTAGATGCGGGTTATGGTATCCCTATCAGCTCGATCAATAAATGTATCCAGGACTTCATCCTTAAAGAGGATAGTATGAACCTGCTTATTTATCTTTCGGTTTTCCGTTGTATCACGATGATTTTCAATTTCCCGATAGGTTACATCGAGTATATGGATGAGCGTAATGAGTTGTTTTTCATAACTAAGGCCTGTTTTTTCAAACCAGTCATCCTCTCGTACATTTTTAAAGAGCCATACTACCGCTTCCCGGTTATTAAGATCCCGATAGTTTTCAAAAATGTTTACTGTCATGGCAACCAGTTTTTGCTCATATCCTTCCTTTTTAAGGGTAGTGACAATTGAACTGGATAGTGCATAGGGGAAAAGCTGAATATAGATATCCGCCCAATTAGGAATAAAGAGTTTAATATGATGGAGAAATTCTTCCTTTAGTCTTGTATCTTTAAGCGCATTAAAGATGCCGGGAAGATCTTCAATGTCTTCAAAAAGCTCCGCAAAATTAAAATGCAAGCCCGTATTCAAATAGGGGAACCGGCCTATAAGATCCTTTACAAATAAATATGATGCAATAACCTGTTCATTCACCTGATTGTAGGATTTAAGATATCCGGCAAAATAGTTGAACATTTCAGAAAAATATTCCGAATCCGGTTCAGCATCAGTTACATTCAGGAAGTCTCTCAGGGTTTGCAGGCGGTCAAAGAAATTCCGTTCAGCCTTAAACTGATTAAACAGCTTCTCTTCCACACTGATAGGCCGTTCACGAACGATATATTCATCAATTTTATCCGGATTCACCCCGAAGTTTGGATCCGACTTTAAAATATCCCGGGCTTTGGTACTCCAGGTGGTCCACTCTCCTGTGGAAAGTATTCCAGGTACCAACTCTGCCTTGATCCGTTTCATGTCACAGGAATTATCAAAACTGCGAATGATCGTTTTCAGTGTCCATGCAGGGTCATCTTTAACCTTCTCATGCAGTTTTTCTTTTTTCTGTGTGGCCTTGAGAACCCAGATATGATCCTTTGCGAGGGTCTGCAGGGCACTTACTGCCATTTTAAGGGACATGGTGTGGCCCCGCTTCTTTGCAAAGTCAATGGTAATCTCATCACCTTCTACCTTTCCAATCCGTCCAACACCCCAGGTCCGATGGAATACAAAGTTACCCGTATCAAAGGCAATGTGTTTTTCAAAATCTGCTATAGCTTCATGGACATTTCGCCAGCTTTGAGCCAGGTTGGACATTTTAATATATTCTTCCAGCTGACTATGTTTTGCATATTTTTCCCGAACACATTCAACCAATTCTTTTCTGGCTAGCGAATCCCGTTCATCATAGGTAAGTATAATCTTTAAAATTTCAATGGCTGTATCAATTTTCTTTTGTTTTCTGTAAACCTGGTACAGTTCCTGAAGCAATAGGGCCGCCTTATCTTCGCTGATGTTTTTTGCGACCTTTTTCTGAACATGGAGAAAGAAATCCAGATCTTCAGGACAGAGCTCGAGAAGTTTTGCCCAGATTTCGCGGATATTTATTAATAATTTTTTGTTAACATATCGATGAAGCGCCTTTTTATAATAATCTATCGTTTCTTCAGTTTTTCCTTGCTTTTCATAATATTCGGCTAATTCTTTCGCAATATCCGCTTCTTCATAGTCTACCTTAACGAGCCGTTCCCAGACGCCATATATCGCTTCCTGATTCTCTTCGTTTTGGTAACATTCAGCCAGCATTCGCAAGGCGTATTTAGATTCGCCATAATCAAGCATTCGTTCACAGAGATACTTCACAATAGGCCATTTGTGGTTATCAACAAAGATAGTAATGAGAGATACCAGAGCAGCATCATCAATGAGCTGATAGGAAATGGCGATCATTCCCGAAAGGTACAGGGCGATAATACTGTTTTTCGTATGACTTAAATGCTCGTCACAAAGTTTCTTCAAATCTTCGTTGGCCCGTTTCTCCTTGGCTTCCTTTAAAATCTGATCCAATTCTTTGAATTGGGTTGTTGAATAGTTGCTTAAAGTGGCCCGGGTCCACTTCTCTTCGTTTAATAGTTCCTGCACATGCTTGAGGAGGGCTTCTGACATTCTCTAACTCCTATCCCTATCGGGAATTCTATCTTAATCGTCTGCTCTATATCAGACGAAAATTAATTGATGTATCGTTCGTAAATCGATGCATCGAGAACTCTTATTTTAAGTAGGAGTTCATCAATGCGGGATGCATCTTCACCGGCTCTGATATAATGATCGATGAGCCAGAAATACCGATTAATGAGCCTCGGTATCAGTATGTTCTGCCGTTCAGGTCTGTCCCGTAATTCGTTCTCCAGGGTAAATATGGATTGCTTAAGTTTACCCAGTTCAATTGCTCTCAGTTCCCGTTTGACATTCAACACTCCAAATAACACTCCATATACGGGAATCCATTCCTCCAGTTCAGGGCTTTTATGACCTAAATCCTGAACCTTTTGCTGCAATCGTAGAATAAGATCCGATTCCATAGAACGAAGGTCAATCCGTTGGGGATTTATAAAAAAGGCCTCTCGAAAGAGCACCTTTGCAAGCCGAACTTCATCAACCAGTGCATAAACATCAGCCAATTCTGATATGGTTTCCGCATCATCCTTTTTAGATGCCGCCGCTTCTTCCAGATAGTGCAGGGCTTGTTCAAAGTTTCCCACCCCTTTATAGCAACGCCCAATTCGAAGGAGCAGCTCTGGATCCTGCTTTTCTCCTCCTTCCTGCCACAACTGTTTAAAACAGCTGAGAGCAGATGAAAAAACATACCGTCGGATGGCGTAAATACAACGATCATAGGGGGGGCCAATGCGATCGAGAAAACTATAAAAAGCCCTCCACTGAGTTAAGAAAAACTCACCCCTATCATAGCAATCATGAACGGCCTCGCTCCGTTTTACCTGTTCAATCCACCAGTTAACACATTTCAATGCATATACAACTTCGGGATCTTCAAAGTCAATTTGAAGCGCCTTCTCTAAAACGGCCATTGCCGATGATGCATCAGAGGCTTTCAGGTTATCGTAGGCTTTCTGAAGGAGCCCCTGTATTGATGTTTCTGCATCCATGACTTGAATAAGAGGGAAATATCTGATAAAACATCCGCCCTCATTTTTCCTATTATATCATTTCCTCCGTCTTAGTCAATCATAGTTGCCTTTACAAGCAGGGCTTTGCAGACTATCATGGTGCTATTATGAATAGACCATTGATAGCACCATCAATTCTATCTGCTAATTTTTCGAAACTGGGTGAAGCTGTCTCTGCAATTCAGGATGCAGGAGCTGATTGGGTACATATTGATGTCATGGATGGTATTTTTGTGCCTAATCTAACCTTTGGACCAAAAATGGTGAGCGATTTACGCCCCTATACATCGTTACCCTTCGATGTTCACCTGATGATTGAGAAACCGGATCAGCTCATTCCTGCCTTTGCTGAAGCCGGGGCAGATTATATTACCTTTCACCTCGAAGCAGTCGTGCATGCCCATCGCACGATACAAATGATTCGCAGTTTAGGTAAAAAACCCGGTGTCAGTATTGTTCCCTCAACGCCGGTCAGTATGCTGAAAGAATTGCTGCCCTATGTGGATCAAGTCCTCATTATGACCGTTAATCCCGGTTTTGGGGGTCAAAGTCTCATAGAAACCTGTTTAGATAAAATACGGGAACTGGTAGCCATGCGAAATGATCAACAATTGCCATTTCTAATCTCAGCTGATGGTGGTATTAATGAACAAACTGCAGCTATAACACGAAAGGCTGGAGCTGATATATTGATAACAGGTTCAGCATTCTTTTCAGCTCAGGAAAAGAAAAAAATGGTTCAATCATTAAGGAAATTTTAACAATTTAAAGGGCCCCCTTAAAATATAACCGAGTTTTTAAAAGCGCCCTCAAATTTATATAAGATTCTAATGCTAGGGTTTTTCTTGATTTTAAAAGATGAATTGCCGAAATTTATAAAAGGGAACCTCTATAGTTTTTGAGGTACCTCTTGCAAGGAGTACCATCGATGGTTTTAAAACGTACATCCTTTTTTATAGTCCTAGTAATGTTCCTTTGTAATTTGTTATTTGCACAAAACCCAAAGGAATTATTTGAGAAGGGCCTTGATTTATATCAAAATGGAAAATGGCAGGATGCGGTGCTTATGTTCCGTCGCGTACAAACAGACACCACCGTAGATGAAACGCTAACAAATGAAGCCCTTTATTGGATTTCTTTATCTGAACTTTTTGCTGGTGCATATGAAGCAGCATTACAGGATATAGAACTTTTTATAAAGAATACATCAAATACACCATCGAAGGTAAAAAACTATTATGAAGCTATCTATAATAAAGGACGTATTCTCTATTATTTAAATCAATTTGATGGAGCAATTCCATTATTTAAAACCTATGCTGATGCAATTCAGGATCCAAACCGGAAAGCATCTGCCTATTATTGGATAGGTGAGTGTCTTTTTGCCTTAGGTCATTTTGAAGAAGCTCGAAATACATTTTTAATTGTTACAGAAAAATATCCGCAAAGTACTAAGTATGAAGCTGCTAGTTATAGAATTGTTCTGGTAGATCAGAAAAAAATTGAGAATGAATTGCTTAATCTCTTGAAATGGAGTCATGAAGAATCTTTGAGGATTGTAGAAGAGTATCAACGTAGAGAACGTGCCTATGAACAAGCAATTTTAGCCTATCAGAAACGTATTGCGGAAATGTTAAAAGACACTCATATGGCAGAACTAGAAAAAGAAAACAAAGAGCTAAAACAAAAGCTTGCTCTGCTCGAATCTAGTCTAACTACTATAGCTGCATCAGCTCCGCTTAAGGATGTTTCAGTCGTGCAGGATCAGATGTCGGAACAGTCAACAGAGATAACCAAAGCTATGGTCTCTGGGACATTAACTCAGGAACAAGCAAACAAATTATTATCTCTTAAAGCTTCAGCTCTGGAATTACAGAAAATGCTGCTCAAGCGTCTTAGCGAAAGCACAGAACAGGGAGACAAAAAGTGATGAAAAAGAATCTTATTTTTATCGGTTTTATCCTTGCAATAGTGCAGGGGCTTCCATGGTTAAGTGCCGCAGAATTCTCAGATGGTCGAATGAAACTAGTCCTGCATGAAAATACCGGCAGATTTTCCCTTTATTATCTGACAGACATAAAAAAGGAACGATATCAGAGCCTGTTTGTTGACAAGGATCCACGGACATCTTTTCTAAGCATTTTAGTGAATGATAAATCATATCGACTTGGTGATAGTACGGCTTTTCGTATAAAAGTTCAGAATGAAAACTCAAAACCTGCAATTATTTTTCAAGCTTCCACGATTGAAGTGGTACAAGAGTTTGAATTTATTCGTACCGGTGGTGCCACTCTATCGAATGGGGTAAAAATGAATATACGGGTTACTAATAAGGGAGAAAAGGCTATTCCGATTGGTATTCGTTTTGTTCTGGATACTTCACTTGGTGAGAATGCACAAAATCATTTTTATACAGATTTACAACAGATTCCAGCTGAATTAGCTCTGACTTCAAAAGATCGGGATACATATTGGATTTCTAAAAATGATAGTCTTGGATTAATGGGATCGATTAATATTGCAGGGACTTCGCAGCCTGATCTGATCCATTTTGCTAATTGGAAACGATTTAATGATGCAAGCTGGCAAATAACATCAAGTAATGGACGAAATTTTAATCTACTTCCTTATTCTATTGGTGATTCAGCTGTGGCTTATTATTATGATCCTGTCCTCATTCCAAGAGGATCTGTTCGAAATGTTGCAATCTTACTGACCCTAGCATCTGATAAGGGTTTTGAAACGGTTGGAAAAAGCATAGAAGGTGATATCTCTCAGTTATTAGGAACCGCACGTGGAACTAGCACCGAGGAATTATCGTTTAGAACAGATCTCATCATGATTGGAGATGTAGTAAATAAAATTGACAGTATTCTTGCTGCTCAGCAAGCGGTTTCAGAGGAAGAGTTGGCTGCATTGGAAACAATCTTGTCCAAACTGCAAGAAAAATATACATCACGGTAATGATAGAGGATGAAGCTGGATCCGCTCTTAACCAAGGCTGCCCAATATGCACGAAGGGGTCATTATAGCAAAGCAATTCGACTTCTTGAGCCAGAAGTGCTCCGATATCATGATTCTCATCGGTTTTACTATATTCTCGCTGTATCCTGTTTGAATTTAGGAGATTTTGGAGGAGCCCATACTTATTTTCGTCGATGCCGGGAACTAAAAATACAGGATTCTTACACCCTACTGGGATTAGCAGCACTCCATGTCCGGCGTGGTGAGACAGATCGGGCTGTTGAATATTATCTTGAGATTTTGGATCTCGAAGCAGCCAGCCCCAATCCCTCGAAAAATGCCATTCGAATAGCCAAACGAGGTCTGGCAGTTATTCGAAAATTTGGGGAAAAGGAAACCCTATCAACATGGCTTGAAACAGGGGCATTAAAACACATATATCCCCCGCTGCCACCGCTTCCTCGCCGTCTTCGTACGGTATTTTCCGCTGCCCTGGTAACAGGGCTAGCTCTTATTGCGATGGCGGGGATAGGTATTTATACTAAAAGCATACCCAATCCCTTTGAAATAGCCCCAAGACCGATCCGGCCAGGTATGGAAAGTCTTATCCTCGATGATACAGAGCGGAAAACTACCGTCAACACTTCGGGGGCTTTTCGATATGTACTTACCCAGGATCAGGTTTTACAAAGCTACGAGCGTGCTAAAAGGTTTTTTGCAGAGTTCAGAGATGAGGCTGCGAAAATTGAAATTAACCGTATCCTTGAATCCAATGCATCCGATACAATAAAGGCAAAGGCAAACCTGTTGCTTTCCTACACGGTAACACCGGGCTTTAACACCCTGAAAGACACCTATTCCTATCTGGATGTACAAAAAGATCCCTACTTATATCGGAACGTTGTCGTTCGCTGGAAAGGCATGGCCGCAAATGTTCAGCTACATGATCGGTCTGTAATGTTTGACTTGCTCGTAGGCTATGATATGAAAAAAGTCCTCCAGGGCATCGTCCCTGTAGTACTTCCCTTTGCCGCAACCATTAATCAGAATGAGCCCATAGAAGTCCTTGGTTCCATTACTGTACAGAAAGAAGGATCTATTGCCCTACGGGGCATTGCAATACATCAGGCAGTTTCCCTGCCGCAACCAGAGGAACAGCAATGAGGGCGGTAGTACAGCGAGTATCAGAAGCATCAGTAACCGTAGAGGGCAACAGGGTAGGGGCAATCGAAAAGGGACTCCTTGTATACCTCGGTGTGGCCGCTGGGGATACAGAAAAGGATGCGGATTACCTTGCAGAAAAGGTCGCTGGTTTACGTATATTTACCGATATAGAGGACAAGATGAATCTTTCGGTTCAGGATATAGGAGGAGGCATCCTTGTAGTTTCCCAGTTTACCTTGCTTGCAGACGCCCGTAAGGGCCGCAGACCTTCCTATTCAGATGCGGCAGAGCCAGAAAAGGCAAACCGTTTATATCTTTATTTTGTCGATCAACTTCGGAAACGGGACTTTACCGTGGAAACCGGTGTATTTCAGGCATCTATGAGGGTCCAGTACATCAACGAAGGTCCGGTGACCATCCTTTTAGATTCTACAAAATTGTTTTAGGCTAGCCTTATAAGAGCCGGGGGCGCCTGAGATATTCTTCAGCATTAAAAGGTTTGAGCAACTTACCGAGAGACTTATCTTCTGCGATTGTGGCAATGATATTCGCAGAAAATTCTGTAGAGGGCACAATTTCAAGGTTAGGCAAATCATCGATAAAACATTCAGGACAAAAGACCGTATCGGTTACCATGATATGTTTTAAAAGGCCCTTACTGCTTAATTCACAAAGTCGATCAATAGCAGGTGGTGAAAATACCGCATGTACCGCAAGGAGATTAATCTCTGCCGGTTCCAGGGTTACCAGGGTTTTTATGAGACTATACACCGAGCCCCCTGTATCGACCATGTCATCTACAATCCAGAGGGTTTTCCCTTTAATGGGTTCAGCGGAAAGTATATTGATGGATTCAACCGTATTTACCTTGGAATAATCCCGTTGCTTATGGGCTACAACCAGAGGTGCCCCAAAGGCATTAGCAAAGCTCCGGGCCAACTTCTCTCCACCCGCATCAACACTGCAAAACGCCCAATGAGGTTTTACCACCGAATAAAGCTGATCAATCGTTTGAATATAAGTATCACAGAGCTGCTTTTTAAGCAGGGTCAGCCCTGGTACATCATCGATAGCACAAATCGTCGGGTCCACCATACTCTTCGATTTATCTGAATGGAGCTGATAGGTGATAATATGGTTGGTGCCAAGACTGGACAGAATTTTAAAATGAATCCATAGACCTACCGAATTACGTCTCGTAGTCCTGTCGGATCTTGAACAGGAGACATAGGGCTCAAAGACAATGATCCGTTCTGCTTGGGAACGTTTCAGGGCATCTACCGCATGATAAAGCTCTATCTTTGCTTCTTCGACCGGAATCCCCGCCATATTTCTGGCTGCATTGGCAAAAAGGTACACATCCTGGCCGCGTAAGGAAGAATCCACATATACTTCCAATTCACCATCGGCAAAGACTGAAACCTTAAGGGTATCTACCCGGCTGATTGTTTCGGCTTGTTCTGAAAAACTGGGAAAACGAATAAGTTTTTGCACGACTTTTTCAGCATATTCTTGCATTGTTCTGGTGGCTACGATGGCAAATGTATTTTGCATACCCCTATCCTACGATGACTTTATAAATCCGTCGAGTCCTTGGTTGATAGAATTATAAAATTTGTGTACTGTTAAAGCAGGAAATGTAATATACCGGTACTGAAAAGGGAGGCTAAGGTGGCAAAGGTAACAGAAACTTCCGGAGCAAATCAGGAACAACGGGCTAGTAACGAAGAAAAATTAAAAGCCCTGGAAATAGCCCGTCTGCAGATTGAAAAACAGTTTGGTGCGGGATCTCTCATGAAACTGGGAACCCATGTCAATGCGGCTGGAATAGAGGTTATTCCTAGCGGCTCTATCTTGCTTGATGAAGCTCTCGGTATAGGGGGGTACCCCCGGGGGAGAATCATAGAAATATATGGGCCCGAATCATCCGGTAAAACTACCCTGGCCTTGCACGCCATTGCAGAAGCACAAAAACGGGGCGGTATTGCCGCCTTTATTGATGCCGAACATGCCCTTGACCCGGTGTATGCAAAAAATTTAGGTGTTAATATTGATGAACTCTGGGTTTCCCAGCCCGACACGGGCGAACAAGCCCTGGAAATTGCCGAAAGCCTTGTCCGTTCCGGCGCAGTAGATGTCATTGTTGTAGACTCCGTAGCCGCCCTGACCCCTCAAGCAGAAATAGAAGGCGAAATGGGAGACGCCCATGTAGGGCTCCAGGCCCGGCTCATGAGTCAGGCTCTGCGAAAACTGACCGCCACGATCGGTAAATCTCGAACGATCTTAATTTTCATCAACCAGATCCGTATGAAAATTGGTGTTATGTTTGGGAACCCGGAAACCACCACCGGCGGAAACGCCCTAAAATTTTATGCCTCGGTGCGGCTTGAGGTCCGTAAAATGGAAACCATCGAGAAGGGTGAGGCTGACGCGGTTGGAAACAAGGTCCGGGTTAAGGTGGTGAAAAATAAGGTTGCGCCACCCTTCAGAAAGGCTGAGCTGGACATTATGTTTGGTAAGGGCGTTTCCGCCATCAGCAGTATCCTGGATGCGGCGGTGAAGTACGAAATTATTGATAAAAAAGGCGCCTGGTATGCCTATGGCGAAGAAAAAATCGGCCAAGGCAGGGATAATGCCCGGGAATTTCTGGAAAACAACCCTGTATTAGCCCAGGAAATTGAGAAAAAGCTCCGCTCTATTATGTTTCCTGGTATGAAAGAACCGGAGCAAGTTCAGCCTGCAGCTAATCTATCCGGTACTGGTCTGGGATCGGGGGTCTCCATGCCAGCAGGCTTAAACCAGGGGGCAAAAACCTCCGCAGCAGAAGTGAAAGGGGCAGAATTAAAAGGAGGAAGTGGGCAAACTCCTGGGGTTAAAGCTGCCGCTGTAACCAGCCCCTCTCGACCAAGTGCGCCAAAGCCTGCTCAGGTAAAACCGACGCTCTCAGAAGATGACGAACTCTTCTAATCCTGTCGTCCTGGGGCTTGGATCTAACCAAGGCGAAAGCAGAACAATCTTACAGCATGCAATCACTGATTTGGAATCTAGGATTCAGGACCTTCGGGCTTCCCGTATTTATATGAGTGAGCCCCGCTATGTCCTAGATCAACCGCAATTTTATAATTGTGCCGTAGCAGGGCAATTTAATGGGAGCCCCCAGGAATTACTCGACTTTATACATGAAATTGAAGCCCGCTATGGTCGTAATCGAAACATGGAACGAAGCAAGGGAGAACGAACCCTAGATATCGATATTCTGTTAATAGGATCTCTCATTATCAACGATGGGCATTCCTTAATTATTCCCCATCCACTGCTGAGGGAACGTAAATTTGCGCTTCTGCCGCTCCTTGAACTAGAACCAGAAGCCC harbors:
- the rpe gene encoding ribulose-phosphate 3-epimerase: MNRPLIAPSILSANFSKLGEAVSAIQDAGADWVHIDVMDGIFVPNLTFGPKMVSDLRPYTSLPFDVHLMIEKPDQLIPAFAEAGADYITFHLEAVVHAHRTIQMIRSLGKKPGVSIVPSTPVSMLKELLPYVDQVLIMTVNPGFGGQSLIETCLDKIRELVAMRNDQQLPFLISADGGINEQTAAITRKAGADILITGSAFFSAQEKKKMVQSLRKF
- a CDS encoding tetratricopeptide repeat protein, which encodes MVLKRTSFFIVLVMFLCNLLFAQNPKELFEKGLDLYQNGKWQDAVLMFRRVQTDTTVDETLTNEALYWISLSELFAGAYEAALQDIELFIKNTSNTPSKVKNYYEAIYNKGRILYYLNQFDGAIPLFKTYADAIQDPNRKASAYYWIGECLFALGHFEEARNTFLIVTEKYPQSTKYEAASYRIVLVDQKKIENELLNLLKWSHEESLRIVEEYQRRERAYEQAILAYQKRIAEMLKDTHMAELEKENKELKQKLALLESSLTTIAASAPLKDVSVVQDQMSEQSTEITKAMVSGTLTQEQANKLLSLKASALELQKMLLKRLSESTEQGDKK
- the prs gene encoding ribose-phosphate diphosphokinase: MQNTFAIVATRTMQEYAEKVVQKLIRFPSFSEQAETISRVDTLKVSVFADGELEVYVDSSLRGQDVYLFANAARNMAGIPVEEAKIELYHAVDALKRSQAERIIVFEPYVSCSRSDRTTRRNSVGLWIHFKILSSLGTNHIITYQLHSDKSKSMVDPTICAIDDVPGLTLLKKQLCDTYIQTIDQLYSVVKPHWAFCSVDAGGEKLARSFANAFGAPLVVAHKQRDYSKVNTVESINILSAEPIKGKTLWIVDDMVDTGGSVYSLIKTLVTLEPAEINLLAVHAVFSPPAIDRLCELSSKGLLKHIMVTDTVFCPECFIDDLPNLEIVPSTEFSANIIATIAEDKSLGKLLKPFNAEEYLRRPRLL
- the dtd gene encoding D-aminoacyl-tRNA deacylase, with translation MRAVVQRVSEASVTVEGNRVGAIEKGLLVYLGVAAGDTEKDADYLAEKVAGLRIFTDIEDKMNLSVQDIGGGILVVSQFTLLADARKGRRPSYSDAAEPEKANRLYLYFVDQLRKRDFTVETGVFQASMRVQYINEGPVTILLDSTKLF
- the greA gene encoding transcription elongation factor GreA → MSEALLKHVQELLNEEKWTRATLSNYSTTQFKELDQILKEAKEKRANEDLKKLCDEHLSHTKNSIIALYLSGMIAISYQLIDDAALVSLITIFVDNHKWPIVKYLCERMLDYGESKYALRMLAECYQNEENQEAIYGVWERLVKVDYEEADIAKELAEYYEKQGKTEETIDYYKKALHRYVNKKLLINIREIWAKLLELCPEDLDFFLHVQKKVAKNISEDKAALLLQELYQVYRKQKKIDTAIEILKIILTYDERDSLARKELVECVREKYAKHSQLEEYIKMSNLAQSWRNVHEAIADFEKHIAFDTGNFVFHRTWGVGRIGKVEGDEITIDFAKKRGHTMSLKMAVSALQTLAKDHIWVLKATQKKEKLHEKVKDDPAWTLKTIIRSFDNSCDMKRIKAELVPGILSTGEWTTWSTKARDILKSDPNFGVNPDKIDEYIVRERPISVEEKLFNQFKAERNFFDRLQTLRDFLNVTDAEPDSEYFSEMFNYFAGYLKSYNQVNEQVIASYLFVKDLIGRFPYLNTGLHFNFAELFEDIEDLPGIFNALKDTRLKEEFLHHIKLFIPNWADIYIQLFPYALSSSIVTTLKKEGYEQKLVAMTVNIFENYRDLNNREAVVWLFKNVREDDWFEKTGLSYEKQLITLIHILDVTYREIENHRDTTENRKINKQVHTILFKDEVLDTFIDRADRDTITRIYTLIDDVKDLDPALKMKLRNRILNKDPSFKFFGSEEKTVITRGLMVTASKYQEKQRQLQHIMEVEVPANSREISFALSLGDLRENAEYKAAKEKQEILNATVAKLKDEIERAQIFDPSTVNTNRVSFGTKVVLHNETQGIEEIYTILGPWESDPDNNIISYLSPFGGSILNRKVGEHFEFSINDTRIKYIVKSITAANLG
- the recA gene encoding recombinase RecA, translated to MAKVTETSGANQEQRASNEEKLKALEIARLQIEKQFGAGSLMKLGTHVNAAGIEVIPSGSILLDEALGIGGYPRGRIIEIYGPESSGKTTLALHAIAEAQKRGGIAAFIDAEHALDPVYAKNLGVNIDELWVSQPDTGEQALEIAESLVRSGAVDVIVVDSVAALTPQAEIEGEMGDAHVGLQARLMSQALRKLTATIGKSRTILIFINQIRMKIGVMFGNPETTTGGNALKFYASVRLEVRKMETIEKGEADAVGNKVRVKVVKNKVAPPFRKAELDIMFGKGVSAISSILDAAVKYEIIDKKGAWYAYGEEKIGQGRDNAREFLENNPVLAQEIEKKLRSIMFPGMKEPEQVQPAANLSGTGLGSGVSMPAGLNQGAKTSAAEVKGAELKGGSGQTPGVKAAAVTSPSRPSAPKPAQVKPTLSEDDELF
- the folK gene encoding 2-amino-4-hydroxy-6-hydroxymethyldihydropteridine diphosphokinase, whose translation is MTNSSNPVVLGLGSNQGESRTILQHAITDLESRIQDLRASRIYMSEPRYVLDQPQFYNCAVAGQFNGSPQELLDFIHEIEARYGRNRNMERSKGERTLDIDILLIGSLIINDGHSLIIPHPLLRERKFALLPLLELEPEARDPQSNVPYWEIYENLEAQGIYYADFDDYNHP
- a CDS encoding tetratricopeptide repeat protein, yielding MKLDPLLTKAAQYARRGHYSKAIRLLEPEVLRYHDSHRFYYILAVSCLNLGDFGGAHTYFRRCRELKIQDSYTLLGLAALHVRRGETDRAVEYYLEILDLEAASPNPSKNAIRIAKRGLAVIRKFGEKETLSTWLETGALKHIYPPLPPLPRRLRTVFSAALVTGLALIAMAGIGIYTKSIPNPFEIAPRPIRPGMESLILDDTERKTTVNTSGAFRYVLTQDQVLQSYERAKRFFAEFRDEAAKIEINRILESNASDTIKAKANLLLSYTVTPGFNTLKDTYSYLDVQKDPYLYRNVVVRWKGMAANVQLHDRSVMFDLLVGYDMKKVLQGIVPVVLPFAATINQNEPIEVLGSITVQKEGSIALRGIAIHQAVSLPQPEEQQ
- a CDS encoding tetratricopeptide repeat protein, which encodes MDAETSIQGLLQKAYDNLKASDASSAMAVLEKALQIDFEDPEVVYALKCVNWWIEQVKRSEAVHDCYDRGEFFLTQWRAFYSFLDRIGPPYDRCIYAIRRYVFSSALSCFKQLWQEGGEKQDPELLLRIGRCYKGVGNFEQALHYLEEAAASKKDDAETISELADVYALVDEVRLAKVLFREAFFINPQRIDLRSMESDLILRLQQKVQDLGHKSPELEEWIPVYGVLFGVLNVKRELRAIELGKLKQSIFTLENELRDRPERQNILIPRLINRYFWLIDHYIRAGEDASRIDELLLKIRVLDASIYERYIN